The genomic interval CTTGGGGGCACTCAAGTCATACTTGGGCCAATACGGCAACAGCGACGTGCCATTCGTGAAAGTCCCATTACTGCCAACCTTTGGGTTTGGATCCGTGTCGTAAACGAAGCGCACATAGGCCTCCCCAATGGCGCGGGCGAAGCGCACGTGGCTGTCATACTGCGGCGACGGCCCGAGCAGGCCAGAAATGTTCTGGAAGCTGTACGCGACGTTGTCAAAGTGTCGCACACCCTCAATCTGCTTACGGTTCCAAAGCAGCTGGTCGAAGCGGTAGCTGTACACGGGCTGAGAGACGGCGTAGAGCTCACACATCTTCCGGCGGCCCGAGATCATGACTAAGTCGCCGCCGATGGAGGCACCCCGCCGCCACTGCAGGCCATATTCCGGGTACACGGAACAGTTCGTGATGGAGAGCGGCGGTTGGGTGCAGGGGTCGTTGGGATACAGCTCAAAGAGCTTTCTGATCGTCGGTGGGGAGAGGGCGTAAGAGCGCCACCAAGTGAAGCCGTTGAACAGGTCAGTCTCGGTATTTGGCTTGGGGCTGTTGGGGTTGAAGTTGATTCCCTCGTCGCTGTTGGTGCCCGTCAAAAGAGGCACCTTGACAAACTTGCCCTCGCGGATCAGTTGACTCGGGTAGCCCGTCAGGAAGTCGCCATCAATCATCGGGCTCCACACTTGACTGGGGTTTCCTGCAAAGAGTTGCGTCTGGCTTAGGCCACGAAGGCAAGCCAACTGGTCTTTGGCGGTCCAACAGCCGACACTGCGCGTCAGATTCTCGACGGGAGCGTTGTAGTAGGCAAGGTCCTGTACCTGGGCCCCCGTCGGCCCGCCGCTCTCGAGGATTGCGGCGCGGTAGAGGCCGTCGTCCCGGCCATCATAGCTAAACATGTGGTAGGCGATGCTCTGGGCCCCGGCACTCTCGCCCCATATCGTCACCCGGTCCGGGTCTCCACCAAAGGCCGCTATGTTCTCCTGGATCCACCGGAGCGCCAACCTTTGATCCAGCAGACCCGCGTTACTGGATCCTTCGGCGAGGATTTGAGGTGTTTGTAGGAAGCCGTACATATTGAGACGGTAGTTCATGGCTACGCTAATAATGGGCTGGCCCATGTCCTGACTGACTTTGACAATGCCCGAGAGGTTATATTGAGGATCGGCCTATGTCACATTCAAGTCAGTCTCGACACACGATGCTCCAAAATTGACAATTTCTTACAATTGACCCAGTGTATAGGCCACCACCAAAGATCCATACGAGAACCGGGAGCGGCTTCTCAGGCTTTCCAGCTGGACGGACAACATTGAGGGTCAAGCAGTCCTCGGACATGTTGAAGGTCCCTCTGAACTGCATACAGCTGTAGCCCTGTTCTGTGGCATCTCTCGTGCCTTCGAAGGAAGTGTTGAGGCTTTGTGGCCACTTGTACCGCAACTGGCCAACCGGAGGCTGCGCAAAAGGGACACCGAGAAAGGCGTCTTGGTCCCACTCAGGCAAATGACGGCCTTGGTAAGTGCCATTGAGGACCTGGGCTGTAGGTTCTTGAGCTGCCACAGCCTGGAGGAAGCAAGCCGCAGCCGCGGAAAACAAAAAGGACAACCGAGCCATGGAAACAAGAAGGAGGATCAAGCTGCTGCTCTTCTCTGCTACTCGGTCCCTCTCATTTTCCCTGAGCGTCTCCTTTCCTCTATGTACCACGTTTTATACGCCTTCTAGCGTAGCATCGAAGCTCGCTGTCTTCCCCTGATGCGTTCATCGCGTTCATCGCGTCCATTGCCAGATCGCTGGGAAAAGTGTTGCCGGCCGGACCTTAACACGCCTGATTGGAGGAATTTGACAAAAACCGTAAGAGAACCTCGTCGCCTCTAATTTCTAGTGTCGGACTAAGCAACTTTTACGGCCTGGGGTAAATCATTGGAGAAGAATGCGGGGAGATGCGGGGAGACGCTATTGATGGCCCTGGGCCCTGGGGTAAGACGGACGGGGTGATCTCGAACTGGGAGAATTTGCCGGGGTAACTCGGCGGAAGTAGGTGAGAGACGCGCCATGGCTGGCAGATTGGAGATGCAGAAATAATTTTCCCACCGTCTAGCGTGGCCTATCTTAGCGGGGACCTCTGCATGTGAAGCAGGAGAGCTGAGGGTGATGATGTAGCCATTGGTGGTTGAAGGTGTTGTCGCATTAGCCCCTTAAAATTTCCAGTCTCTGTGATCCATGTTAGCTGTTTTGCGACTTTAATGAAATGACAAGGAGATACTTCTTTTCTTACCTTACACACGAAGTGAACCAGGTTGCTTGTTGGCTTGAAAGGTATGAAGGTCGAGTGAGTGGCACATGAGAAGCATGTGAGTGAGTGTGCTTGATGGAGGTGTGAGTCTCACTTGTATGTCACTGAGCCACTCATCTCACACAGGTACCGTGTGAGCTGAGCCACACTGTAAACCGCACACAGCCACCGGCTAAATCCCGGCAGCTCACCCAATCCCTGGTTGACGTCAATAGCTGCGAGCTTAGAAATTCCGAATTGAAGCTTCCCACCAAATCCACGGCAAATTATTTGGAGACCTCGATTCGACCGCGATAGCCTTAAGCGACCCCAGTTGAAGCCGCTGCCAAATCCTCTTACACCACGGCCCAAATAGCCAACAAGTTAATCACCGAATCAGTCCAAAATGCTTTGCAGAGCGTGCCGTCGCGCAATTGCGCTCCCCAAGCCCACGAACACCATCATCGCAAAGGCTCCCCTCTCAAGTCTGTCGATCGCAACAAGAAACGACGCCCTGAGATCCGCTCCTAGAGTCCAAGTTGCCAAGGCGATCCGACCACTGCCTCAATCCAACCTCCGATCCATCTCCAAGCGCTCCTACTCCTCCGCGACCGAGACCGCAACAGCCCTCGAGAAGCCCGACCACCTGGACGATGCCGAGTCGACGATATGGGATAAGCTGGTTGCCGAGTTCACGCCCTCGGAACTCATCGTTCAAGACGTTTCGGGCGGATGCGGTTCCATGTACGCCATCGACATCACCTCGGCCAAATTCAAGGGCGCCAACATGCTGAAGCAGCAGCGCATGGTCAACGCCGTCTTGGGCGACATGATGAAGCAGTGGCACGGCGTTCAGTTGCGCACCAAGGCACCTCAATAAGACTTTGGGCTCTACCCACGGAATCACTTTTGGGCGTCGCCGCGCTGAAGACGACTGTACTGTAAACGATAATGTACTAATAACCACCAACACTCGGCGGAGCAATCGTGCCTTGCGGACGGTGAGACTCGAATGAAGGAAGATATGGAGGGCCCTTTTGTCAAGTCTCCGACGGAATTTGTATGCTACTGTGTTTTTAATATGGATAACCCTCCCCGTTCTCTTCCCAAGCATCAGCTTTTCGCCTCTCGAGCTATCCCATTTTAGCTAGATGTCCTTCATCTTCGGGCTAGATTCCAGATCATGGAAGTCTTTGCAAAGTTGGCTCGAAGTCGTTGCTGTCTCGTAATGTTTCTCAACCATCGCATACTTCATCGCAATGTTTGCTACCCTTCTCCTTATCCCAGTGTCCCTTATGCTCATGCCCCGTCCCTGCTCCGACCAATAACGCTTCCTCTATTACTCCTCCAGCTCGTGTCTGTGGGCCTATACGGGTCGTCGACAATGTCTGAGTTTTCCTTGGCAAATGGTCGCTTGTCCGTGAATAGCAACAGCTTACCAAGACACCTTCTTTGCCCATTGCCCCATTTCAAAATCTATCAGAGTCCGATAGCGATCCATCATGACACATTCGTTGTAACCATAAAAGCTCAAGCGCTTACGCCGACATATCCGTGATCCCTACGTTACACAAGACAAGGTTGAGGAACCCACAAAAGCTGCCTCTCCTCCAGTTTCCCCCCAAAACATCCAATCACAAGCGTAATTGTCTGAATTCTCCAATTGCCGACCTCTCGTTCCCATCTTGCCCGGGTCCGAAAGGAAGGTCGCCATTGGACATCACCTGGCATCGATAGACTGATTGTCTGCAATCGAATGATACCGCAGGCTGGGCAGTGCGACTCTTCCAGATGGACTATCCGAATTGAGGTAGGTTCATAATCGGCATTTGGGACTTTTGGTGTCAACGGCCCGGTACACCAAGCCATCCAATCCGCAAACCCTAGTTTATTGACATGGAAGTCAGCGCTGTCATCCTCAAGACGTCTCTAGAATCCCGAGCGATGTAACAAGAGGCGGGGTTCCAACAATCGACGCGTTGGCATGGCAAGGGGTCTAGTCAATGTCTGGACGGGGCAAACCCGGAAAGTAGAAGATGATCGCTGTCGGCATTGGAAAT from Colletotrichum lupini chromosome 2, complete sequence carries:
- a CDS encoding BolA-like protein; amino-acid sequence: MLCRACRRAIALPKPTNTIIAKAPLSSLSIATRNDALRSAPRVQVAKAIRPLPQSNLRSISKRSYSSATETATALEKPDHLDDAESTIWDKLVAEFTPSELIVQDVSGGCGSMYAIDITSAKFKGANMLKQQRMVNAVLGDMMKQWHGVQLRTKAPQ
- a CDS encoding carboxylesterase — translated: MARKETLRENERDRVAEKSSSLILLLVSMARLSFLFSAAAACFLQAVAAQEPTAQVLNGTYQGRHLPEWDQDAFLGVPFAQPPVGQLRYKWPQSLNTSFEGTRDATEQGYSCMQFRGTFNMSEDCLTLNVVRPAGKPEKPLPVLVWIFGGGLYTGSIADPQYNLSGIVKVSQDMGQPIISVAMNYRLNMYGFLQTPQILAEGSSNAGLLDQRLALRWIQENIAAFGGDPDRVTIWGESAGAQSIAYHMFSYDGRDDGLYRAAILESGGPTGAQVQDLAYYNAPVENLTRSVGCWTAKDQLACLRGLSQTQLFAGNPSQVWSPMIDGDFLTGYPSQLIREGKFVKVPLLTGTNSDEGINFNPNSPKPNTETDLFNGFTWWRSYALSPPTIRKLFELYPNDPCTQPPLSITNCSVYPEYGLQWRRGASIGGDLVMISGRRKMCELYAVSQPVYSYRFDQLLWNRKQIEGVRHFDNVAYSFQNISGLLGPSPQYDSHVRFARAIGEAYVRFVYDTDPNPKVGSNGTFTNGTSLLPYWPKYDLSAPKNLVLNASKSYVEDDTWRKEGIDFINTYEVARELLA